In Thermorudis peleae, a genomic segment contains:
- a CDS encoding cupredoxin domain-containing protein, whose protein sequence is MVQTLTRLTRRGFLAKAAAFGLAVPAASALLAACGGGSSGGGSSSGGGSGTITVTATEYKYDPNTITVKAGQQVTVHFQNKGTLQHDFVIDNVVKGSLLDPGKSEDIKFTAPSQPGDYQFYCDVPGHKELGMVGTLKVQ, encoded by the coding sequence ATGGTACAGACCCTAACACGATTGACGCGCCGGGGATTCTTGGCGAAGGCCGCTGCCTTCGGTCTGGCTGTCCCGGCTGCGAGCGCGCTCCTGGCAGCATGTGGCGGCGGGAGCAGTGGTGGCGGGAGTTCGTCTGGCGGCGGGAGCGGCACAATTACCGTTACCGCAACAGAATACAAGTATGATCCCAATACCATTACCGTAAAAGCTGGGCAGCAGGTAACGGTTCATTTCCAGAATAAAGGCACACTTCAGCACGACTTTGTGATCGACAACGTCGTCAAGGGATCCTTGCTTGATCCGGGCAAAAGCGAAGACATTAAATTCACTGCACCATCTCAGCCCGGCGATTACCAGTTTTACTGCGACGTCCCCGGGCACAAAGAGCTTGGTATGGTTGGCACCCTGAAGGTACAGTAA
- a CDS encoding metal-sulfur cluster assembly factor gives MPHFTEDDVRERLREQVYDPEIGINVVDLGLIYGIDLDEHDGKTDVLITMTLTSFGCPLGPILVEEIQQALADLPNIGEIDINLVWSPPWTPDMMSEAAKEELGIW, from the coding sequence ATGCCGCACTTCACAGAAGACGACGTCCGTGAGCGCCTACGAGAACAGGTCTATGACCCTGAAATTGGCATTAACGTGGTCGATCTCGGCTTAATCTACGGCATTGACCTTGATGAGCACGACGGTAAGACCGACGTGCTCATCACCATGACGCTGACCTCATTTGGTTGTCCGCTCGGGCCGATTCTGGTCGAGGAAATTCAACAGGCCCTGGCAGATCTGCCGAATATCGGCGAGATCGATATCAATTTGGTCTGGTCACCACCCTGGACCCCCGACATGATGAGCGAAGCAGCGAAAGAAGAGTTGGGGATTTGGTAA